From Terriglobia bacterium, one genomic window encodes:
- a CDS encoding VWA domain-containing protein has product MRVAFIVLLLHGFAILPLLSAQTPETETPVYRVDVHMVLVDAQVLSKKTRQAARALKKEDFELYEDNVRQQVSSFSQDTMPLSVVLLFDLTDSVRPVLKSLAEGALEALQHLKPEDEVTVMAYAASAQVLQEATTDRALAVAAIEKASRMESGEAAFFNEGIFQAAEQLQKGKNPSSRRVIIWLTDDVPNIPSEDSVPLRYRKSLNGAMPHTQNEALRHLLQTSTVVCSLLKQSDLSVSGESGLMSKPAERMLHPPGEVYKYASVTGGQVIEFKKKELKEKLTLLIDDLRLRYSLGYHMSAQKPKGKYCAIKVKLTPEAKKAIGNVIVEVRQGYYR; this is encoded by the coding sequence ATGCGAGTTGCGTTCATCGTCCTCTTACTGCATGGATTTGCCATTCTGCCTCTCCTCAGTGCGCAGACCCCGGAGACAGAAACTCCCGTTTACCGCGTTGACGTTCACATGGTGCTGGTGGACGCGCAGGTATTGAGCAAGAAAACGCGGCAGGCAGCGCGTGCATTGAAGAAGGAGGATTTTGAGCTATACGAAGACAATGTGCGTCAGCAAGTGAGCTCCTTCAGCCAGGACACAATGCCGCTGTCGGTTGTCCTGTTATTTGACCTTACCGACAGTGTGAGACCGGTTTTGAAGTCACTGGCAGAAGGCGCGCTTGAAGCGTTGCAGCATCTGAAACCGGAAGACGAAGTTACAGTGATGGCATACGCCGCTTCGGCGCAGGTATTGCAGGAGGCAACGACCGATCGCGCGCTGGCCGTGGCGGCCATTGAAAAGGCCAGCCGCATGGAGAGTGGAGAGGCAGCATTTTTCAATGAAGGTATCTTTCAGGCGGCAGAGCAATTGCAGAAGGGCAAGAACCCTTCCAGCCGGCGGGTGATTATCTGGCTCACGGACGACGTGCCGAACATACCATCAGAAGATTCCGTGCCGCTGCGCTACCGGAAAAGCCTGAATGGCGCGATGCCACACACCCAGAACGAGGCCCTGCGCCATCTATTGCAAACCAGTACGGTAGTGTGTTCGCTGTTAAAGCAAAGCGACCTTTCCGTGAGCGGAGAATCCGGGCTGATGTCGAAACCGGCCGAACGCATGCTCCATCCACCGGGAGAAGTTTACAAATATGCCAGTGTCACAGGCGGCCAGGTAATTGAGTTCAAGAAAAAAGAGCTGAAAGAAAAGCTTACGCTGCTGATTGATGACCTGAGGCTGCGCTACAGCCTGGGATATCACATGTCCGCGCAGAAGCCGAAAGGGAAATATTGCGCCATAAAGGTAAAGCTGACGCCCGAGGCGAAGAAAGCCATTGGCAACGTGATAGTGGAGGTGAGGCAGGGATATTATCGGTGA
- a CDS encoding DUF4126 domain-containing protein, translating to MLPFTSNEILAVVIAASFAAGLNVYATVATLGLLSHVHAFQLPSALHMLGSWPVILACAVLFAIELFAYKIPVFDLLWNALSTFAKVPVATLLSYGAAQHLSPGLQIAVAALGGSIALAAHGSKLAIRAAVTPSPEPFSNIALSLAEDIAAISLTWFATRHPIIAGVIVAICLVLAILAVRYLERAFRRLFQQTRALLRPSSGSLT from the coding sequence ATGCTTCCATTTACCAGCAATGAGATTTTAGCGGTGGTAATTGCCGCCAGCTTCGCCGCAGGGTTGAATGTTTATGCAACCGTAGCCACCCTGGGCCTGCTTTCTCACGTTCATGCGTTTCAATTGCCGTCTGCGCTGCATATGCTGGGATCATGGCCGGTAATCCTTGCCTGTGCCGTTCTTTTCGCCATCGAGCTTTTTGCTTACAAAATCCCTGTCTTCGATCTCCTCTGGAACGCCCTGAGCACCTTTGCAAAAGTCCCGGTCGCGACGCTGCTTTCTTATGGAGCTGCGCAGCATCTTTCTCCAGGACTGCAAATTGCAGTAGCCGCGTTGGGCGGCTCCATCGCGCTGGCTGCGCATGGAAGCAAGCTCGCGATCCGCGCAGCTGTCACTCCATCTCCAGAACCGTTTTCAAATATTGCCTTGAGTCTTGCGGAAGACATTGCAGCCATTTCTCTTACGTGGTTCGCTACCCGCCATCCGATAATTGCCGGTGTAATCGTAGCGATCTGTCTGGTGCTGGCTATTTTGGCTGTTCGTTATTTGGAGCGCGCGTTCCGCCGGCTATTCCAGCAGACCCGGGCATTGCTGCGTCCATCCTCAGGAAGTTTGACCTGA
- a CDS encoding site-2 protease family protein, protein MSPFSSEVAQKQCPRCAREIPPGALECPQCRTLVHGDQMEQLAAHARSLEAHGDLQEAREKWLACLPLLPAQSVQAEWIRNHVRELGAGASPQTSHPASGSTPNWAKKLGPLGPILLALLKFKSLFSFVAFFGFYWTLWGAKFGIGFAVLILIHEMGHFIDIKRRGLPADMPMFLPGLGAYVKWNGLGVSLEARSAISLAGPCAGAIAAAACALLWHQTGYGLWAALARTGAWFNVLNLIPLWIFDGSSATNALSKLERAVVLAVSAAVAYALGEWVFALVAAGMGIRLFTRDAPEEPSNPITAYFVAVITALAMILWLVPGQGNGLR, encoded by the coding sequence GTGTCCCCATTTAGTTCTGAAGTAGCGCAAAAACAATGTCCGCGCTGTGCGCGGGAAATTCCTCCGGGCGCATTAGAGTGTCCGCAGTGTCGCACGCTGGTCCATGGCGACCAGATGGAGCAACTGGCGGCGCATGCACGGTCGCTGGAAGCGCATGGCGATCTCCAGGAAGCTCGCGAGAAATGGCTGGCTTGCCTGCCGCTTCTGCCAGCGCAGTCGGTGCAAGCTGAGTGGATACGTAATCATGTTCGCGAGCTGGGCGCCGGTGCTTCGCCGCAAACCAGCCATCCCGCTTCAGGCTCAACGCCGAACTGGGCTAAAAAGCTGGGACCGCTTGGGCCGATCCTGCTGGCGCTGTTGAAATTTAAATCACTTTTCAGCTTTGTGGCTTTTTTCGGTTTTTACTGGACGCTCTGGGGCGCAAAGTTCGGCATCGGCTTTGCGGTGTTGATTTTGATTCATGAGATGGGGCACTTTATCGACATCAAGCGGCGTGGCTTGCCGGCGGACATGCCCATGTTCCTGCCTGGTCTGGGTGCTTATGTGAAGTGGAATGGGCTGGGCGTCTCGCTGGAAGCCCGCTCCGCTATCAGCCTGGCAGGGCCATGCGCAGGCGCAATTGCCGCAGCAGCCTGCGCATTGTTGTGGCATCAGACTGGCTATGGACTTTGGGCCGCTCTGGCAAGGACAGGCGCATGGTTCAACGTGCTGAATTTGATCCCGCTGTGGATTTTCGATGGCAGCAGCGCCACCAACGCTTTGAGCAAACTAGAACGCGCCGTGGTCCTGGCGGTGAGTGCAGCAGTGGCCTATGCGCTGGGTGAATGGGTGTTTGCACTTGTGGCGGCGGGAATGGGCATCCGCCTATTTACTCGCGACGCGCCGGAGGAACCAAGTAATCCCATCACTGCTTACTTTGTGGCCGTGATAACCGCGCTGGCGATGATCCTGTGGCTGGTGCCGGGACAAGGAAATGGCTTGCGTTAG
- a CDS encoding CPXCG motif-containing cysteine-rich protein, with protein sequence MTSGFQCAGCGEWNETSVDSSAGTRQEYGEDCQVCCKPNILHVSWDRTAGEYTISAELE encoded by the coding sequence ATGACTTCAGGCTTTCAATGCGCCGGATGTGGCGAATGGAATGAAACGAGCGTCGATTCTTCGGCAGGAACACGCCAGGAATATGGGGAAGACTGCCAGGTCTGCTGCAAACCAAACATCCTGCACGTGAGCTGGGACCGCACGGCAGGCGAATACACGATCAGCGCGGAGTTGGAGTAA
- a CDS encoding antibiotic biosynthesis monooxygenase: MSNLEQETKPSQIILFRSKLTDQAGDDYQAMNAELETLVRQNPGFVDVKSYKAADGERLTVVWWRDETSLAEWRNLMRHREAQSIGRQKWYEYYEIDVATITRSRSFARK, encoded by the coding sequence ATGTCCAACCTTGAGCAGGAAACGAAACCGTCTCAGATCATTTTGTTTCGATCAAAGCTAACCGACCAGGCCGGTGATGACTACCAGGCCATGAATGCCGAATTGGAAACGCTGGTCCGACAGAACCCAGGCTTTGTTGACGTAAAAAGCTATAAGGCGGCGGACGGGGAGCGTTTGACAGTTGTGTGGTGGCGGGATGAGACTTCATTGGCCGAGTGGCGCAACCTTATGCGCCATCGGGAAGCACAAAGCATTGGCCGCCAAAAATGGTATGAATACTACGAGATTGACGTTGCAACGATTACGCGGTCACGCAGTTTTGCGCGCAAGTAA
- a CDS encoding S8 family peptidase yields the protein MRFKNNNFATEHRSSWLRFFLLAVVAILVLVPVTLSAQAGPKASRPDAHSKLAADLANFPLNSDGTVNVIVQFKQTPKAHASEMAAQGGKLRFSFDHINGAAYRIPVRMLAWLEMHPDVAYVSPDRPNKVASDDDIPAVEGDVARQQYGLDGTGIGVAIIDSGVFNHDDLQKSGGLGSRIVYSESFIPGDTSTNDAYGHGTHVAGIVAGNGHDSASGYPTQYVGVAPNANIINLRVLDANGAGTDSQVIAAIQRAIQLKSTYNIRVINLSLGRSIFESYALDPVCQAVEAAWKAGIVVVVAAGNEGRNNDYGTQGYATIQAPGNDPNVITVGATKTNGTPGRLDDTIASYSSKGPTLLDHVVKPDLVAPGNRVISLASPNSTLVTSLASLNIQPITTCILGLLGNNCTTGLSGKYTRLSGTSMATPIVAGAAALMFQKDPTLTPDTIKARMMKTAWKGYPGNSWAYDVWGKSYFSQYDVFTIGAGYLDVYSSLKSADVVNGGAPSPVVNFNAATGQATLNNSLSITWGNSITWGSSIIWGNSIVWGGNAVLSDSIIWGDSIIWGQSGVTGNSIIWGDSIVWSANSVNALSDGEDGED from the coding sequence ATGAGATTCAAGAATAACAATTTTGCAACCGAGCACAGATCAAGCTGGCTTCGGTTTTTCCTTTTGGCGGTGGTAGCGATCCTCGTATTGGTTCCTGTGACGTTAAGTGCGCAAGCTGGACCCAAAGCTTCACGCCCAGATGCACACAGCAAACTTGCAGCCGACCTTGCCAATTTTCCGCTGAATTCTGACGGCACAGTGAACGTGATTGTTCAGTTCAAGCAAACGCCCAAGGCACACGCTTCTGAAATGGCGGCCCAGGGCGGCAAGCTAAGATTTTCGTTTGATCACATCAACGGAGCGGCTTATCGAATACCGGTAAGAATGCTGGCATGGCTGGAGATGCATCCTGATGTTGCCTATGTCAGCCCGGACCGTCCGAACAAAGTCGCTTCCGATGACGATATTCCAGCGGTTGAGGGTGATGTTGCGCGCCAACAATATGGACTCGACGGAACCGGGATCGGCGTAGCGATCATCGATAGCGGCGTTTTCAACCACGATGATCTGCAAAAGTCGGGAGGGCTGGGATCGCGCATTGTCTATAGCGAAAGCTTTATTCCCGGCGACACAAGCACCAACGATGCATACGGGCATGGAACGCACGTAGCGGGAATCGTCGCGGGCAACGGACATGATTCGGCGAGCGGCTATCCGACGCAATATGTCGGTGTTGCCCCGAACGCCAATATCATCAACCTGCGCGTGCTCGATGCGAACGGGGCAGGCACTGACAGCCAGGTGATTGCCGCTATTCAGCGGGCCATACAGTTGAAAAGCACATACAACATTCGTGTGATCAATCTCTCACTGGGACGCAGTATTTTTGAGTCTTACGCTCTTGATCCAGTGTGCCAGGCCGTTGAAGCGGCGTGGAAAGCCGGCATTGTGGTGGTAGTGGCAGCGGGCAATGAAGGCCGCAACAATGACTATGGGACGCAAGGCTATGCGACGATCCAGGCTCCTGGCAATGATCCAAACGTGATCACTGTTGGAGCCACCAAGACAAATGGCACGCCGGGCCGTCTGGATGACACCATTGCGAGTTACAGTTCAAAAGGGCCGACCCTGCTGGACCATGTGGTAAAGCCTGACCTGGTTGCGCCAGGTAACCGAGTGATTTCACTCGCTTCGCCCAATAGCACACTGGTTACATCGCTCGCCAGCCTGAATATTCAGCCGATTACAACCTGCATCCTTGGCTTGCTGGGCAACAACTGCACGACTGGCCTTAGCGGAAAATACACGCGGCTGAGTGGGACGAGCATGGCGACACCGATCGTTGCCGGAGCAGCCGCGCTCATGTTTCAGAAAGATCCGACCCTTACGCCGGACACCATCAAGGCCCGCATGATGAAGACGGCATGGAAGGGTTATCCGGGAAATAGCTGGGCCTATGATGTATGGGGCAAGAGCTATTTTTCGCAATATGACGTTTTTACGATCGGCGCTGGATATCTGGACGTGTATTCGTCATTGAAAAGCGCTGACGTGGTCAATGGCGGCGCGCCTTCTCCAGTGGTCAACTTCAATGCGGCGACAGGACAGGCCACGCTCAACAACAGCCTCTCCATTACCTGGGGCAACAGTATCACCTGGGGAAGCTCGATCATCTGGGGTAACTCGATCGTATGGGGCGGAAACGCTGTATTGAGTGATTCCATCATCTGGGGCGACTCAATTATCTGGGGACAATCGGGCGTGACCGGAAACAGCATCATCTGGGGCGATTCGATTGTCTGGAGCGCCAATTCAGTAAATGCGTTAAGTGACGGCGAGGACGGAGAAGACTGA
- a CDS encoding DUF47 family protein, with product MVRLVPRDTKFFDMFAEMASNLGDGARLLKQTLEDFKDVDARVQQLKDIEHRGDDMTHNILTKLNQTFITPFDREDIYRLASSLDDVLDFIYAAGVRLIMYKITSAPPAASLLAGIVVKQADQLTDALARLGKKHDNVLENCVEINRLENEADGVARAAIAVLFEKEKDPISLIKLKELYEVLETATDKAEDAANVLEGVVLKSA from the coding sequence ATGGTCCGCCTTGTTCCTAGAGATACAAAGTTCTTCGATATGTTCGCTGAAATGGCCAGCAACCTGGGCGACGGCGCCCGTCTGCTAAAACAGACACTCGAAGACTTTAAAGATGTTGACGCCCGCGTGCAGCAGCTCAAGGACATTGAGCACCGCGGCGACGACATGACCCACAATATTCTTACCAAGCTCAATCAGACTTTCATCACGCCTTTCGATCGCGAGGACATTTACCGCCTGGCCTCGTCGCTCGACGACGTCTTGGATTTCATCTATGCCGCCGGCGTTCGGCTGATTATGTATAAGATCACCAGCGCTCCTCCGGCCGCTTCGCTGCTGGCTGGAATTGTCGTCAAGCAGGCCGATCAACTTACTGACGCGCTGGCGCGCCTGGGCAAGAAGCACGATAATGTGCTGGAAAATTGCGTAGAAATCAATCGGCTGGAAAATGAAGCTGACGGAGTGGCCCGTGCGGCCATCGCCGTGTTATTCGAAAAAGAAAAGGATCCTATTTCCCTGATCAAGCTCAAAGAACTTTATGAAGTCCTTGAGACTGCCACCGACAAGGCTGAAGATGCGGCCAACGTTTTGGAAGGCGTGGTCCTAAAGAGCGCATAA
- a CDS encoding MFS transporter, which yields MAAIPQKSARNLAIIYIAAWMRSFGIGLLGVVLGVFLSREGFSPTAIGLVIAAGLAGAATGTVFITFKADRLGRRRTLFTLSLLTAAGSLPLIFHFALPAMIVIAFLGMLNGMGTDRSPAFALEQATIPGLVADEKRTWALAWYSVVLDASGALGALAAGIPIAAQKWWSVDVGHSYRLLFIGYASISVLTALLYLLLSAEVEIRKAGLPLQPQAAISPETKSTVKRLSALFAIDAFGGGFLTDALVSYWFFKRFGIAESQLAVLFFTVHVLNALSHLGAAWLARRIGLIKTMVFTHLPSSVFLIAAAFMPSPRWAVLLFLLRESLVEMDVPTRQSYVAAVVKPEERTFAAGVTNLVRNGAWAAASAVAGVFMQQVAFAAPLLLGGGLKIIYDGLLWRAFRHLAPPEERKAQSPAP from the coding sequence GTGGCCGCCATCCCTCAAAAATCCGCTCGTAACCTTGCCATCATCTATATCGCCGCTTGGATGCGTTCGTTTGGCATTGGACTGCTGGGCGTTGTGCTCGGCGTGTTTCTTTCTCGAGAAGGATTTTCTCCGACCGCTATTGGATTGGTGATTGCCGCCGGTCTGGCTGGAGCGGCGACCGGAACGGTGTTCATTACCTTTAAGGCCGACCGTCTGGGGCGGCGGCGAACGCTCTTTACGCTCTCGCTGCTGACTGCTGCCGGTTCACTTCCACTTATATTTCATTTCGCGCTGCCGGCCATGATCGTGATTGCCTTCCTGGGAATGCTCAACGGCATGGGCACGGACAGGAGTCCCGCATTCGCGCTGGAGCAGGCGACGATCCCTGGATTGGTAGCCGACGAAAAGCGCACCTGGGCGCTGGCCTGGTACAGCGTGGTATTGGATGCAAGCGGCGCATTGGGGGCATTGGCGGCGGGTATTCCGATTGCGGCGCAAAAATGGTGGAGTGTTGATGTTGGCCACTCCTATCGGCTTTTGTTTATAGGGTACGCAAGCATCAGCGTGCTGACTGCACTGCTGTATCTGTTGTTGTCGGCAGAAGTGGAGATTCGTAAGGCCGGCCTGCCGCTGCAGCCACAGGCTGCCATTTCGCCGGAAACAAAATCGACTGTCAAAAGACTCTCTGCGCTTTTTGCGATTGACGCTTTCGGTGGCGGTTTTTTAACGGACGCGCTGGTCTCATACTGGTTTTTTAAGCGCTTTGGAATCGCGGAAAGCCAGCTTGCAGTGCTTTTCTTTACGGTGCACGTGTTAAATGCGTTATCGCATCTGGGTGCGGCGTGGCTGGCGCGACGAATCGGCTTGATCAAGACCATGGTCTTTACGCATCTTCCTTCCAGCGTTTTTCTGATTGCAGCAGCATTCATGCCGTCGCCACGATGGGCGGTGCTGCTCTTTCTGTTGCGGGAGTCGCTGGTGGAAATGGATGTGCCGACGCGGCAGTCTTATGTCGCCGCTGTGGTAAAACCTGAAGAGCGGACGTTTGCCGCAGGCGTGACTAATCTCGTGAGGAATGGCGCGTGGGCCGCAGCGTCCGCCGTCGCTGGGGTCTTTATGCAACAGGTGGCGTTTGCCGCTCCGCTGTTGCTAGGCGGCGGATTGAAAATTATTTATGACGGACTGCTGTGGCGCGCGTTTCGACATCTGGCGCCGCCGGAAGAGCGAAAGGCTCAGTCGCCGGCCCCGTGA
- a CDS encoding OmpA family protein has product MKFLARVVATVILGSLFFIQAFAEDTANSSSSTITEPSAPNATGSSTAYLAPFIPTQATAAPAKTKTDSNGDTYPAVDLFAGYSFIRFRTDAGIKESFNLHGFTGALAGNVNRWFSLVGDFGVYRIKDLPPSVSGSAYTFLFGPQFSHRGERWTPFVHALFGAARLADIQASTVPTGSAFFNRSFSQNSFATALGGGFDANINKHVGIRIVQFEYLLTKFTDGGDNQQNNFRASTGLVLHFGGNPPPPPPNHPPTVTLSADPTKVFAGSGDGIALKAQCSDPDNDTLAYKYTATGGTVEGTGADARWNSTGVQPGKYTITATCDDGRGGTANATTDVTVEEKPNTPPTISCAANPATVTAGQSATITSTASDADNDKLTYSYKASGGNVSGTGATAQFDSKGLAPGNYTVTCHVSDGRGGETDATTQVTVQPAIEQKQLEQRLSLHSIYFPTAQPAVNSPITSGLLASQKTTLLALAGDFKKYLAFKPDAHLILQGHADPRGGPEYNKKLSERRVERTKAYLVANGVSADAIETQGLGEEQPMSPEQVKQAIDQDQNITAAQKTQLNRNAKVLALAQNRRVDVTLSTTGQTSVRQFPFNAEDALNLINPRGVGGAGAKKAPAKAAPKTGAPKPGTAKKKGAAKKQ; this is encoded by the coding sequence ATGAAGTTCCTGGCGCGTGTTGTTGCGACAGTAATTCTGGGGTCCCTTTTTTTCATACAGGCTTTTGCGGAAGATACTGCCAACTCTTCCAGTTCGACTATTACCGAGCCCAGCGCCCCAAACGCTACTGGCAGCTCCACCGCCTATTTGGCGCCATTCATCCCTACACAAGCCACAGCCGCACCGGCCAAAACCAAGACTGACAGCAATGGCGACACCTATCCCGCAGTTGATCTTTTTGCGGGCTATTCCTTCATCCGTTTCCGCACTGACGCCGGCATTAAAGAGTCTTTCAACTTGCATGGATTCACTGGCGCTCTGGCTGGAAACGTAAATCGCTGGTTCAGTCTGGTGGGCGACTTTGGCGTTTATCGCATCAAGGACCTGCCGCCTTCCGTCAGCGGCAGCGCATATACATTTCTTTTTGGACCGCAATTCTCCCATCGTGGCGAACGCTGGACGCCCTTTGTACATGCACTTTTCGGCGCGGCCCGTCTGGCCGATATTCAGGCTTCCACCGTCCCCACAGGCTCGGCTTTTTTTAATCGATCATTTTCCCAGAACTCATTTGCCACCGCTTTAGGCGGCGGTTTCGACGCCAATATCAACAAGCATGTAGGCATCCGCATTGTTCAGTTTGAGTATTTGCTGACCAAATTCACAGATGGTGGAGACAATCAGCAGAACAATTTCCGCGCCTCTACCGGACTGGTGCTGCACTTCGGCGGCAATCCGCCACCTCCTCCGCCCAACCATCCGCCGACCGTCACACTCAGCGCCGACCCGACCAAGGTCTTTGCCGGTTCTGGAGACGGCATCGCCCTCAAGGCGCAGTGCAGCGATCCTGACAATGACACGCTGGCTTACAAGTACACAGCGACAGGCGGGACGGTTGAAGGCACTGGCGCTGACGCGCGCTGGAACTCAACAGGCGTTCAGCCCGGCAAATATACGATCACTGCCACCTGTGACGACGGACGCGGCGGAACCGCCAACGCTACTACCGACGTAACTGTTGAAGAAAAACCCAACACTCCGCCGACGATTTCGTGCGCTGCCAACCCTGCCACTGTTACCGCAGGCCAGAGTGCAACCATCACTTCAACCGCCAGTGACGCGGACAATGACAAGCTGACGTACAGCTATAAAGCCAGCGGCGGCAATGTTTCCGGTACAGGAGCCACGGCTCAATTCGATTCAAAAGGCCTTGCTCCTGGAAATTACACCGTCACTTGCCACGTGAGTGACGGTCGCGGCGGTGAAACAGACGCAACCACGCAAGTCACGGTGCAACCGGCCATTGAGCAGAAGCAGCTTGAACAGCGCCTCTCGCTGCATAGCATTTACTTCCCCACCGCTCAGCCCGCCGTCAACAGCCCGATTACCAGCGGCCTGCTCGCAAGCCAGAAAACCACGCTGCTGGCACTTGCCGGTGATTTCAAAAAGTATCTGGCTTTCAAGCCGGATGCTCATCTGATCCTGCAAGGCCATGCTGATCCTCGCGGTGGTCCGGAATACAACAAGAAACTTTCTGAACGTCGCGTGGAACGCACCAAAGCCTATCTTGTGGCCAATGGTGTTTCAGCCGACGCCATTGAAACCCAGGGCCTGGGTGAGGAACAGCCCATGAGTCCTGAACAGGTCAAGCAAGCCATTGACCAGGACCAGAACATCACCGCGGCGCAAAAGACGCAACTCAACCGCAACGCCAAAGTTCTGGCTCTCGCCCAGAACCGCCGTGTTGACGTCACGCTCAGCACTACCGGACAAACGTCGGTACGCCAATTCCCATTCAACGCTGAAGATGCTCTCAACCTGATCAACCCGCGCGGCGTGGGTGGCGCAGGCGCTAAGAAAGCTCCGGCCAAGGCGGCTCCGAAGACAGGAGCACCAAAACCCGGCACAGCCAAAAAGAAAGGCGCTGCCAAGAAGCAGTAG
- a CDS encoding Na+/H+ antiporter produces the protein MQGSGIQSIEIVLLLLLLFVAGFTLLARKLQTPYPIVLVVAGLALSLVPGIPRVTLNPDLIFLVVLPPLLFSAAWLTSWRDFVHNLVSISFLAFGLVGFTVLGVAGTAHVAFPGFDWRLGMVLGAVVATTDAIAATSIAKRVGLPQRVVDVLEGESLLNDATGLLALEFGLAIVVAGQTPTIGSGFLRLTYLIAAGIGVGLLIGAVIHWVEHHIDDGPIEITISIMVPYAAYLAAEFIHASGVLAVVACGLYLGRGSAHFFSPAVRIQANAVWSVFTFILNGFVFVLIGLQLPIVREGIRNYSFASLLLYGGLFSLLVIVLRLLWVFPGTALAYWIRQHVFHQNESRPPARQIFVTGWTGMRGVIALAAALSLPEHLEDGSPFPQRSLIIFLTFSVILVTLVLQGLTLPALIRALGLAGRSGANYEENEARRIMAEAALQELAKSEKDMEADSAGLYEDLKEHYRRRLSSLPREGDDHDGSDVETYAKFLALSLELLRVERETAVNLRNSGRINDEVLRQLLQELDLSETRFHAA, from the coding sequence ATGCAGGGGAGCGGTATTCAATCCATTGAGATCGTGCTTTTGCTCCTCCTTCTATTTGTTGCTGGTTTCACGTTGCTGGCTCGCAAGCTGCAAACTCCTTATCCCATTGTTCTGGTGGTTGCGGGCCTTGCATTGAGTCTTGTGCCGGGAATTCCAAGGGTCACGCTCAATCCCGATCTTATTTTTTTAGTTGTGTTGCCGCCGCTGCTTTTTTCGGCTGCATGGCTTACTTCCTGGAGGGACTTTGTCCATAACCTTGTCAGCATTTCGTTTCTGGCTTTTGGGCTGGTGGGGTTCACGGTGCTGGGCGTGGCCGGAACGGCGCACGTGGCTTTTCCCGGCTTTGACTGGCGGCTGGGAATGGTTCTGGGCGCGGTGGTAGCTACGACGGATGCAATTGCCGCGACCTCGATTGCCAAGCGCGTTGGCCTGCCACAACGGGTGGTTGACGTGTTGGAAGGCGAAAGCCTGCTTAATGACGCCACTGGATTGCTGGCGCTGGAGTTTGGTCTGGCAATCGTGGTAGCCGGCCAGACACCAACCATTGGTTCCGGATTCCTGAGACTGACTTACCTGATAGCAGCGGGAATCGGGGTGGGGCTGCTGATCGGAGCCGTGATTCATTGGGTAGAGCACCACATTGATGATGGCCCGATTGAAATCACCATCAGCATCATGGTTCCTTATGCCGCTTATCTTGCCGCGGAATTCATTCACGCTTCAGGAGTCCTGGCAGTGGTGGCGTGCGGTCTTTATCTGGGTCGGGGGAGCGCGCATTTCTTCTCGCCGGCAGTGCGAATTCAGGCCAACGCCGTTTGGAGCGTGTTTACTTTCATCCTGAACGGCTTTGTGTTTGTGCTGATTGGGCTGCAATTGCCTATCGTGAGAGAGGGGATCAGGAATTACAGCTTCGCATCCTTGCTGCTTTATGGCGGTTTGTTCAGTTTGCTGGTGATCGTTCTGCGACTGCTGTGGGTTTTTCCCGGCACGGCGCTGGCGTATTGGATCCGGCAGCACGTCTTTCACCAGAATGAATCGCGTCCACCCGCACGGCAGATCTTTGTGACGGGCTGGACCGGTATGCGCGGCGTCATCGCCCTGGCAGCAGCGCTTTCACTGCCAGAGCACCTTGAAGATGGAAGCCCGTTTCCACAGCGCAGCCTGATTATTTTTTTGACGTTCAGCGTGATCCTTGTGACGCTTGTCCTGCAAGGACTGACTTTGCCGGCGTTGATACGCGCTCTGGGGCTGGCCGGCCGCTCCGGAGCAAACTACGAAGAAAACGAGGCGCGGCGCATCATGGCGGAAGCAGCCCTGCAGGAGCTGGCAAAATCTGAAAAAGACATGGAGGCGGATTCCGCGGGTCTCTACGAAGACTTGAAAGAGCATTACCGTCGCCGCTTGTCATCTTTGCCCCGCGAAGGAGACGACCACGATGGTTCCGATGTAGAAACCTATGCGAAATTCCTGGCGCTTTCCCTGGAGCTTCTACGCGTAGAGCGAGAGACGGCGGTAAATCTTCGCAATAGCGGACGTATCAACGATGAAGTTTTACGCCAGCTTTTACAAGAACTGGATTTGAGCGAAACTCGATTTCACGCAGCATAA